The proteins below come from a single Salvia splendens isolate huo1 unplaced genomic scaffold, SspV2 ctg133, whole genome shotgun sequence genomic window:
- the LOC121789081 gene encoding putative cell wall protein encodes MASSTSFFLFFLLVSCLALEAAAGREVPTDSKMSFDGTVWIPGLGRYMIPKKGSKSLDYNPITGSPGGNGLSIPGFGGSTGGRNYIPGGDDTFVPNPGTEVPVSGGGGIPVPSNP; translated from the coding sequence ATGGCTTCTTCaacctccttcttcctcttcttcctcctcgtctcGTGCCTGGCCCTCGAGGCGGCTGCAGGGCGTGAGGTCCCGACGGACTCCAAGATGTCCTTTGACGGCACTGTGTGGATCCCGGGCCTCGGCCGTTACATGATCCCCAAGAAAGGCTCCAAGTCCTTGGACTACAACCCCATCACTGGATCCCCGGGAGGGAACGGTTTGTCCATCCCTGGGTTCGGTGGCTCGACCGGAGGTCGCAACTACATCCCCGGTGGAGACGACACCTTCGTGCCCAACCCTGGCACGGAGGTGCCTGTCTCTGGCGGCGGAGGGATCCCTGTACCCTCCAACCCTTGA